Proteins from a single region of Juglans microcarpa x Juglans regia isolate MS1-56 chromosome 5S, Jm3101_v1.0, whole genome shotgun sequence:
- the LOC121267887 gene encoding ethylene-overproduction protein 1, protein MQHNLFTTMRSLKIMDGCKGTQVYAFNPSGPNTAGGGGGGVGDKLLNHLQDHLRVNSIRSKLNRGFQAPHNTAPNVVPENLLPHGLPKTDLLEPRIEPCLKSVDFAETLADVYRRIENCSQFEKYKVYLEQCVIFRGLSDPKLFRRSLRSARQHAVDVHMKVVLAAWLRFERREDELIGYSAMDCCGRNLECPKASLVSGYDPESIYDSCSCSRTPREEVDDEILMGHEECSTSEEDGDMSFCIGDEEVRCVRYNIASLSRPFKAMLYGGFKESRREKINFSQNGISAEGMRAAVIFSRIKRVGSFDPHTVLELLSLANKFCCEEMKSACDAHLASLICDMEDAMLLIEYGLEETAYLLVAACLQVFLRELPSSIHTPNVMRIFCSSEARERLAMAGHASFALYYFLSQIALDEDMKSNTTVMLLERLQECAVEGWQKQLASHQLGVVMLERKEYKDAQHWFEAAVEVGHVYSLVGIARAKFKRGHKYSAYKQMNSLISDYTPAGWMYQERSMYCCGKEKMMDLKTATDLDPTLSYPYKYRAVSLVEENQLGAAISELNKIIGFKVSPDCLELRAWFSIVLEDYEGALRDVRALLTLDPNYMMFHGKMHGDYLVELLRPHVQQWSQADCWMQLYDRWSSVDDIGSLAVVHHMLANDPGKSLLRFRQSLLLLRLNCQKAAMRSLRLARNYSTSEHERLVYEGWILYDTGHREEALARAEESISIQRSFEAFFLKAYALADSSLNLESSMYVIQLLEEALRCPSDGLRKGQALNNLGSVYVDCDKLDLAADCYTSALNIKHTRAHQGLARVYHLKNQRKAAYDEMTRLIEKAQNNASAYEKRSEYCDRDMAKSDLIMATQLDPLRTYPYRYRAAVLMDDHKENEAIAELTRAIAFKLDVQLLHLRAAFHESMGDYISTTRDCEAALCLDPSHADTLELYKKPRE, encoded by the exons ATGCAGCACAATCTATTCACCACAATGCGTAGTTTGAAGATCATGGATGGGTGTAAAGGCACTCAGGTCTACGCTTTTAACCCATCCGGGCCTAACACTGCTGGTGGTGGCGGCGGTGGCGTGGGCGACAAGCTTTTAAACCACCTCCAGGATCATCTCAGGGTCAATTCGATTCGATCCAAATTGAATCGGGGTTTCCAAGCTCCTCATAACACAGCCCCGAATGTTGTACCTGAGAATCTTCTACCGCACGGACTCCCCAAGACCGATCTCCTTGAGCCCCGGATTGAACCGTGCCTTAAATCTGTTGATTTCGCCGAAACCTTAGCTGATGTGTATCGCAGGATTGAGAATTGTTCGCAGTTTGAGAAATATAAGGTGTATCTTGAACAATGTGTGATTTTCCGGGGGCTATCCGATCCCAAATTGTTCCGGCGGAGCCTTAGGTCCGCTAGACAGCATGCTGTTGATGTGCATATGAAAGTTGTCCTCGCCGCATGGTTGCGGTTTGAGCGGAGGGAGGATGAGCTTATTGGATATTCAGCAATGGATTGTTGTGGACGGAATCTTGAGTGTCCTAAGGCTAGTTTGGTATCCGGGTACGACCCTGAATCAATATATGATTCTTGTTCATGTTCTCGGACCCCTAGGGAGGAAGTTGATGATGAAATCTTAATGGGGCATGAGGAATGTTCGACTTCAGAGGAGGATGGTGATATGTCTTTTTGCATTGGGGATGAAGAAGTTAGGTGTGTACGGTACAATATTGCATCACTTTCAAGACCGTTTAAAGCAATGTTGTATGGTGGCTTCAAGGAGTCACGAAGGGAGAAAATAAACTTTTCACAGAATGGGATTTCTGCAGAGGGAATGAGAGCTGCGGTGATATTTAGCAGGATAAAAAGAGTAGGTTCTTTTGATCCACATACCGTGTTGGAGCTACTCTCTTTGGCAAACAAGTTTTGTTGCGAGGAGATGAAGTCCGCTTGTGATGCTCATTTAGCATCTCTGATCTGTGACATGGAGGACGCAATGTTACTAATTGAGTATGGGTTGGAGGAAACTGCATATCTTCTAGTGGCAGCTTGCTTGCAGGTGTTCTTGAGAGAGCTCCCAAGTTCCATCCACACTCCCAATGTGATGAGAATTTTTTGTAGTTCAGAGGCTAGGGAAAGATTGGCTATGGCTGGGCATGCTTCTTTTGCTTTGTACTATTTCTTGAGCCAGATTGCCTTGGATGAAGACATGAAATCAAACACTACAGTGATGCTGCTGGAGAGGTTGCAGGAGTGTGCAGTTGAAGGTTGGCAGAAGCAACTTGCATCTCACCAGTTGGGTGTTGTCATGCTTGAGAGGAAAGAATATAAAGATGCACAGCATTGGTTCGAGGCTGCAGTTGAGGTGGGCCATGTTTATTCATTAGTGGGCATTGCAAGGGCCAAGTTTAAGCGTGGGCATAAGTATTCAGCGTACAAGCAGATGAATTCTCTCATTTCAGATTATACCCCAGCTGGCTGGATGTATCAGGAGCGATCTATGTATTGTTGTGGGAAGGAGAAGATGATGGATTTGAAAACTGCAACTGATTTGGATCCAACTCTCTCTTATCCATACAAGTACCGAGCTGTTTCACTAGTGGAGGAGAACCAGCTTGGGGCGGCAATATCagaacttaataaaataattggattCAAAGTTTCACCCGACTGCCTTGAACTGCGTGCATGGTTTTCCATTGTTCTAGAAGATTACGAAGGAGCTCTAAGAGACGTCCGGGCACTATTGACGTTGGACCCAAATTATATGATGTTTCATGGGAAAATGCATGGCGACTACTTAGTTGAGCTCCTCCGCCCTCATGTTCAGCAGTGGAGTCAGGCTGATTGTTGGATGCAATTGTATGATCGATGGTCCTCTGTTGATGATATTGGATCTCTAGCTGTTGTACACCATATGTTGGCAAATGACCCAGGGAAGAGTCTCCTACGCTTTCGGCAGTCACTTCTTCTGTTGCg GTTAAATTGCCAAAAGGCAGCTATGCGTAGCCTCCGGTTGGCTAGAAATTACTCCACTTCTGAGCATGAACGTCTTGTTTATGAAGGGTGGATTTTGTATGATACTGGCCATCGTGAAGAAGCATTAGCTAGGGCCGAGGAATCCATTTCCATACAGAGATCATTTGAAGCTTTCTTCCTTAAAGCATATGCTTTAGCAGACTCTAGTCTCAATCTTGAGTCTTCAATGTATGTGATCCAGCTTCTGGAGGAAGCTCTTAGATGCCCCTCAGATGGCCTTCGGAAGGGACAA GCATTGAATAATCTAGGAAGTGTCTATGTAGACTGTGATAAGCTGGATCTTGCTGCTGACTGCTACACGAGTGCACTCAATATCAAGCATACACGAGCACATCAGGGTTTGGCACGTGTATATCATCTTAAAAATCAACGCAAAGCTGCGTATGATGAGATGACAAGGCTCATAGAGAAGGCCCAGAACAACGCATCGGCTTATGAGAAACGTTCGGAATACTGTGACCGTGACATGGCAAAAAGTGATCTTATTATGGCAACACAGTTAGATCCCCTGAGGACATACCCTTACAGATATAGGGCAGCGG TTTTAATGGATGACCACAAAGAAAACGAAGCCATAGCAGAGCTTACCAGGGCCATAGCTTTCAAGCTGGACGTGCAGCTGCTACATCTTCGAGCAGCATTTCATGAATCAATGGGGGATTATATCTCCACCACTCGGGATTGTGAAGCAGCTCTCTGTCTTGATCCTAGCCATGCTGATACTCTTGAGCTCTATAAGAAACCAAGGGAGTGA
- the LOC121267304 gene encoding uncharacterized protein LOC121267304 — translation MERGELGEEARNSKCSCRKFNFDAPLLSTRRTGGYAGEELSCRSSQGFASDRVPFSWEQAPGKPRNLERDDIHDENENTPRLRLPPCLWQHQSAEATNDDYPHNDVDDHAVLADFDDSCDGNNGGDDAAFSDAMDVLSLSEAIDIVTKAEKDHELDGLKLKFAESSGKESPNYMIKRFLRDATTLATSSALTISKSFNKRLPKSSDYPEACGSNVVSQSCASPKGCGLESLFSWRMKHKLCSIKNPTRQESVNVQPQSRAKQKKHHCSSANALISNVDKRRT, via the coding sequence ATGGAGCGAGGAGAACTTGGCGAAGAAGCTAGGAATTCGAAATGTTCTTGCAGAAAGTTCAACTTTGATGCACCGCTTTTGTCGACAAGGCGTACCGGCGGCTATGCGGGTGAAGAACTGTCCTGCAGAAGTTCACAAGGTTTTGCAAGTGATAGGGTTCCATTTTCTTGGGAGCAAGCTCCAGGCAAGCCcagaaacttggagagagatGACATCCATGATGAGAATGAGAATACTCCTCGTCTGAGGCTCCCACCATGTCTTTGGCAGCATCAATCAGCAGAAGCAACAAACGATGATTATCCTCACAATGATGTTGATGATCATGCAGTACTTGCTGATTTTGATGATAGTTGTGATGGCAATAATGGTGGCGATGATGCTGCTTTCTCAGATGCTATGGACGTGCTCTCCTTGTCAGAGGCAATAGACATTGTGACAAAAGCCGAGAAAGATCATGAATTGGATGGTTTAAAGCTAAAGTTTGCAGAGTCGAGCGGTAAGGAGTCTCCAAATTACATGATCAAGCGCTTTCTTCGTGATGCCACGACATTGGCTACATCATCTGCTTTAACCATCTCCAAGAGTTTCAACAAGAGGCTTCCTAAATCGTCCGATTACCCTGAAGCTTGTGGGTCTAACGTAGTAAGCCAATCATGTGCTTCACCGAAGGGTTGTGGCCTAGAAAGTCTCTTCTCCTGGCGCATGAAGCATAAACTTTGTAGCATAAAGAACCCTACCCGGCAAGAATCTGTAAATGTACAACCTCAATCTAgggcaaaacaaaagaaacatcatTGTTCATCAGCTAATGCTTTAATTAGTAACGTAGATAAACGTCGTACTTGA